One genomic segment of Stigmatopora argus isolate UIUO_Sarg chromosome 1, RoL_Sarg_1.0, whole genome shotgun sequence includes these proteins:
- the tmem106c gene encoding transmembrane protein 106C, translated as MGSSFSRRYGSRPSSWGQRPSGSYGRRSDETPPNSDDDSLDGLVRREDIAQFPYVEFTGRDSITCPACQGSGRIPSGQVNELVALIPYSDQRLQPQRTKLYVVLSIVLCFLASILVAFFLFPRSVIVVDDGIRVVTVHFDPARFNIQMNLTSTLNFSNPNFFSVLVESVSCQVLYMKNVIGTHLLNNVTTILPLSERQVNYTVSVEIGSSAPYVYAYCTMRSIKVHNILVFMQTSVKTSQMVRTSQNSLEAYHYVDCGSNTTYRHWHSFSTRSHP; from the exons ATGGGGAGTTCATTTTCTCGCCGTTATGGCAGCAGACCGTCGAGTTGGGGCCAGAGGCCAAGCGGCAGCTACGGGCGGCGAAGTGACGAAACGCCGCCAAATTCCGACGACGACTCCTTGGATGGACTCGTCAGGAGGGAAGACATTGCCCAGTTCCCGTACGTCGAGTTCACCGGCAGAGACAGCATTACGTGTCCGGCGTGTCAGGGAAGCGGACGTATCCCATCAG GTCAGGTCAATGAGCTGGTTGCATTGATCCCATATAGCGATCAAAGGTTGCAGCCTCAAAGAAC CAAGCTCTACGTGGTTCTGTCCATTGTGCTGTGTTTCCTTGCCTCCATACTGGTGGCTTTCTTCCTCTTCCCCCGTTCGGTTATCGTGGTGGATGACGGGATCCGCGTGGTGACGGTGCACTTCGACCCCGCCAGATTCAACATCCAGATGAATTTGACG AGCACACTGAACTTCAGCaacccaaactttttctcaGTGCTGGTGGAAAGTGTCAGCTGCCAGGTGCTATACATGAAAAACGTGATTGGCACGCATCTGCTTAATAATGTCACCACCATTCTACCACTTAGCGAACGTCAG GTGAACTATACAGTCAGCGTGGAAATTGGTAGTAGTGCACCATACGTCTA tgccTATTGCACCATGCGTAGCATCAAGGTCCACAACATCCTTGTTTTTATGCA aACCTCAGTGAAAACCTCGCAGATGGTACGAACatcccagaacagtctggaagcGTACCACTATGTCGACTGTGGCTCTAACACCACATACCGACACTGGCACTCCTTCTCGACCCGTAGCCATCCCTAG